One window from the genome of [Clostridium] celerecrescens 18A encodes:
- a CDS encoding amino acid ABC transporter ATP-binding protein — MSQEMILKTENLRKSYENGQPVLKDISFTLEKGEVVVVVGPSGCGKSTFLRCLNMLEPIDSGTIQFKDRIVDRGKRDVYEIRQKIGMVFQSYDLFPHKTILGNIILAPLKVQKRDKKEVTAEAEQLLARVGLLDKKDSYPRQLSGGQKQRVAIVRALIMHPEILLLDEITAALDPEMVREVLQVVLELAKDGMTMVIVTHEMEFAKAVADRVLFMDQGVVVEESLPDEFFASPRTERAKQFLNTFHYEAL, encoded by the coding sequence ATGAGTCAGGAAATGATTTTAAAGACAGAGAATCTCAGGAAGTCCTATGAAAACGGGCAGCCGGTTTTAAAGGATATTTCCTTTACCTTGGAAAAAGGGGAGGTAGTGGTGGTCGTAGGACCTTCCGGCTGCGGAAAAAGTACCTTTTTACGATGTCTCAACATGCTGGAGCCCATTGATTCCGGTACCATTCAGTTTAAGGACCGGATCGTTGACAGGGGCAAACGGGATGTTTATGAAATAAGACAGAAGATCGGCATGGTATTCCAGAGCTACGATTTATTCCCACATAAGACCATTCTGGGCAATATTATTCTGGCCCCTTTAAAGGTGCAGAAAAGGGATAAAAAAGAGGTGACAGCGGAAGCAGAACAGCTTCTGGCCAGGGTAGGACTTCTGGATAAAAAGGATTCTTATCCCAGGCAGTTGTCCGGCGGACAGAAGCAAAGAGTGGCTATTGTACGGGCGCTTATCATGCATCCGGAGATCCTGCTCTTAGACGAGATCACGGCAGCCCTGGACCCGGAGATGGTACGGGAGGTGCTGCAGGTGGTGTTAGAACTGGCAAAGGACGGAATGACCATGGTCATTGTCACACATGAGATGGAATTTGCCAAGGCAGTGGCTGACCGTGTCCTGTTCATGGATCAGGGCGTTGTAGTGGAAGAGAGCCTGCCGGATGAATTTTTTGCTTCACCCCGGACAGAGCGGGCAAAACAGTTTTTAAATACGTTTCATTATGAAGCGTTATAA
- a CDS encoding amino acid ABC transporter permease encodes MDFEFIRAYTPLYAEAAGMTLRISFLGILLSAAIGLLCSLVKIFKIPVLKSIVNGYIEVSRNTPLLIQLFFLYFGLPKIGIVLSSESCAVTGLAFLGGSYMAEAFRTGIEQVPVIQSESGLSLGLTKGQVFQYIILPQAVTTSVPVFCANIIFLIKETSVFSAVALADLMFVAKDLIGIYYKTDEALLMLVAAYLIILLPISLFCSWLERRVRYAEFGN; translated from the coding sequence ATGGATTTTGAGTTTATTCGTGCCTATACGCCGCTATATGCAGAGGCGGCAGGTATGACACTTCGAATATCTTTTCTGGGGATCCTGCTGTCAGCAGCCATTGGCCTTTTGTGCAGCCTGGTTAAGATTTTTAAGATACCGGTGTTAAAGAGTATTGTGAATGGCTATATTGAGGTGTCCAGGAATACGCCTCTTTTGATCCAGCTGTTTTTTTTATACTTTGGACTTCCTAAAATCGGTATTGTTTTAAGCTCTGAAAGCTGTGCAGTCACAGGGCTGGCATTTTTAGGAGGAAGCTACATGGCGGAAGCATTCCGCACGGGAATTGAACAGGTACCGGTTATCCAATCGGAATCGGGTCTCAGCCTGGGACTTACAAAAGGGCAGGTATTTCAGTATATCATCCTTCCTCAGGCGGTTACCACCTCAGTCCCTGTATTTTGTGCCAACATTATATTTCTTATAAAAGAAACATCGGTGTTCAGTGCGGTCGCACTGGCTGACTTAATGTTTGTGGCAAAGGATCTGATAGGAATTTATTATAAAACAGATGAGGCCCTCCTAATGCTGGTGGCAGCGTACTTAATCATCTTGCTGCCAATATCCTTATTCTGTTCCTGGTTAGAAAGGAGGGTCCGCTATGCAGAATTTGGGAATTAG
- a CDS encoding cysteine ABC transporter substrate-binding protein codes for MKKKLLGALLGITMAAGLLAGCSQAKDNGGNTGGAAAKARTLSEIKEAGTIKIGVFSDKNPFGYVDSNGKIQGYDVYFAKRLAKDLLGSEDKVEFVYVEAASRVEYLKSAKVDVILANFTVTDERKEQVDFALPYMKVALGVVSPDAALINDVAQLKEKTLIVVKGTTAETYFSENHPEVKLLKFDEYQEAYDALLDGRGDAFSTDNTEVLAWALQNKGFTVGIESIGNLDTIAPAVQKGNKDLLDWINSEIETLGKEQFFHKDFEETLKPVYGDEIDPENLVVEGGQV; via the coding sequence ATGAAGAAGAAATTACTAGGTGCATTATTAGGCATTACCATGGCGGCAGGCCTTTTGGCAGGCTGCAGCCAGGCAAAGGACAATGGAGGAAACACCGGAGGAGCAGCTGCAAAGGCAAGAACCTTATCTGAGATCAAGGAAGCCGGAACCATTAAAATCGGCGTATTCAGCGACAAGAATCCATTTGGATATGTGGATTCCAATGGAAAGATCCAGGGCTATGACGTATATTTTGCTAAGCGGCTGGCAAAGGACTTACTTGGCAGTGAGGATAAGGTTGAATTCGTATACGTAGAAGCTGCCAGCCGGGTGGAATATTTAAAATCCGCCAAGGTGGATGTGATTTTGGCTAATTTCACAGTTACTGATGAGAGAAAGGAACAGGTGGATTTCGCACTTCCTTATATGAAGGTAGCTCTTGGCGTCGTATCTCCTGATGCAGCTCTGATTAACGATGTGGCACAATTAAAGGAAAAGACCCTTATTGTGGTAAAGGGAACTACGGCTGAAACTTATTTTTCCGAAAATCATCCAGAAGTAAAGCTGTTAAAGTTTGATGAGTATCAGGAAGCTTATGACGCTCTTCTGGACGGAAGAGGAGATGCCTTCTCTACCGATAATACGGAAGTTCTTGCATGGGCCCTTCAGAATAAAGGATTCACGGTAGGAATCGAGTCCATTGGAAATCTGGATACCATTGCTCCAGCCGTTCAGAAAGGAAATAAGGATCTTCTGGATTGGATCAACAGCGAGATCGAAACTCTTGGCAAGGAGCAGTTCTTTCATAAGGATTTTGAGGAGACCCTAAAGCCTGTATATGGAGATGAGATCGATCCTGAAAATCTGGTTGTGGAAGGCGGCCAGGTTTAA
- a CDS encoding amino acid ABC transporter permease: MQNLGIRILFEGNNFLRLLGGLLVSLKIAVLSMVLSVGLGILLGMVMTSKKRPVRFFTRLYLEAVRIMPQLVLLFLVYFGAAKHLNVNFSGEMAAVIVFTFWGTAEMGDLVRSALESIPVHQYQSGFGLGMTELQVYRYIVIPQTIRRLLPSVMNLLTRMIKTTSLVVLIGVIEVVKVGKQIIDSSRYTVPDAALWVYGVIFILYFAICYPFSRAAALLDKKLKD, encoded by the coding sequence ATGCAGAATTTGGGAATTAGGATACTGTTTGAGGGAAATAATTTTCTGCGGTTGTTGGGCGGTCTCCTGGTATCACTTAAGATCGCAGTTTTATCCATGGTTTTATCCGTGGGACTTGGAATACTTCTTGGAATGGTGATGACCAGTAAAAAAAGGCCAGTCCGGTTTTTTACAAGGCTTTATCTGGAGGCAGTCAGGATCATGCCTCAGCTGGTCCTTTTGTTTCTTGTTTATTTTGGAGCTGCAAAGCATTTGAATGTAAATTTCTCCGGGGAAATGGCCGCGGTCATTGTATTCACCTTTTGGGGGACTGCAGAAATGGGGGATCTGGTTCGAAGCGCTCTGGAATCCATACCGGTTCATCAGTATCAAAGTGGCTTTGGACTGGGAATGACGGAGCTTCAAGTATACCGGTATATTGTGATTCCTCAAACGATACGCAGGCTGCTTCCATCGGTCATGAATCTTTTGACAAGAATGATCAAAACCACTTCTCTTGTTGTATTGATCGGCGTGATTGAGGTGGTTAAGGTTGGAAAACAGATCATTGACTCCTCCAGGTACACGGTACCTGATGCGGCCCTCTGGGTATACGGAGTGATCTTCATTCTGTACTTTGCGATTTGTTACCCATTTTCCAGGGCTGCTGCCCTGCTAGATAAAAAATTAAAGGATTGA